From Staphylothermus hellenicus DSM 12710, a single genomic window includes:
- a CDS encoding aconitase X swivel domain-containing protein codes for MKTFPIKIVVDGDCEGEPVVINRSISFFGEVDPVKGIVRPENISITGKALVFRGSRGSTVGSYIIYALKYYGKSPSCMIVENAEPILITGCVLSDTPLFVVYNYNELTRHVLEKTRTIIHKKGQKHIVLLS; via the coding sequence TTGAAGACTTTTCCCATAAAAATAGTTGTTGACGGCGACTGTGAAGGAGAACCAGTAGTTATCAATAGAAGCATTAGCTTCTTCGGCGAGGTAGATCCTGTTAAGGGCATAGTGAGACCTGAAAACATATCTATTACTGGAAAAGCCCTAGTTTTCCGTGGAAGCAGGGGATCAACTGTTGGCTCATACATTATTTATGCATTGAAATACTATGGAAAATCACCATCATGCATGATCGTTGAAAATGCTGAACCAATACTAATTACTGGATGCGTACTCTCCGATACCCCTTTATTCGTTGTTTACAATTATAATGAACTTACTAGACACGTATTGGAGAAAACGAGAACAATCATTCACAAGAAGGGGCAGAAACATATAGTGTTGCTTTCGTAA
- a CDS encoding UbiD family decarboxylase yields MYINEYLLRLEREGKKTIHVGELNREYEPTRIISNNRDKLVFFSLNDSVAECYANILSNREDLYRLFGSSNDVEVYNRILDALNNPADLDTHSFNDYYRTSDFGLQKLPFIKYYGEDGGYYLTSSIYISCINNICNASYHRTMLLSDEKAVLRIVPRHLDYIVKKHHEKGYDAPAAIVLGVDPYTEIAAATNPPLGVYEVAVAAKLSGDNRVVKTPIYQIPVPATASIVVEGVITRETAWEGPFVDILRIPDKRRKQPVFKMEAIYVHREIPPLYHAIVPGLWEHIYLMGFPREPLIYDSVRKISPSIKGVRLTIGSGGWLHAVVSIHKTKPGEARNIGLAVINGHPSVKHVIIVDHDIDIDDPYMIEWALATRVRGSEDIIILRNMRGSTLDPRGNEGVGDKVIIDATKPFNEPWDKYRYAGIP; encoded by the coding sequence ATGTATATAAACGAGTACTTGTTAAGGCTTGAGAGAGAAGGGAAGAAAACTATTCATGTAGGAGAACTTAATAGAGAATATGAACCAACTAGGATTATAAGTAATAACAGGGATAAACTAGTGTTCTTCTCCTTGAACGACTCTGTTGCTGAATGCTATGCAAATATTCTAAGCAATAGAGAAGATCTATATAGGTTGTTTGGGTCAAGCAACGATGTCGAAGTATATAATAGGATACTTGATGCACTAAATAATCCCGCAGATCTTGATACACATAGCTTCAATGATTACTATAGAACATCTGATTTTGGCTTACAAAAACTACCATTTATAAAGTATTATGGGGAGGATGGCGGATACTATCTTACAAGCTCAATCTATATTTCATGTATTAATAATATATGTAATGCTAGCTATCATAGAACAATGCTTCTAAGCGATGAAAAAGCTGTTCTACGAATAGTTCCAAGGCATCTAGACTATATTGTGAAGAAACACCATGAGAAAGGATATGATGCTCCTGCAGCAATAGTTTTAGGAGTAGATCCATACACTGAGATCGCTGCCGCTACAAATCCTCCTCTAGGAGTATATGAAGTAGCTGTTGCTGCTAAGCTTTCAGGAGATAACCGTGTTGTTAAAACACCTATTTACCAAATACCTGTTCCAGCAACAGCTAGTATTGTTGTTGAAGGAGTTATTACTCGTGAAACAGCTTGGGAGGGGCCATTTGTTGATATATTGAGAATACCTGATAAGAGGAGGAAACAACCTGTTTTCAAAATGGAGGCTATATATGTTCATCGAGAAATACCTCCACTATACCATGCTATTGTCCCCGGGTTATGGGAGCATATATACTTGATGGGTTTCCCCCGTGAACCACTCATATATGATTCGGTAAGGAAGATATCTCCGAGCATTAAAGGTGTTAGGTTAACAATTGGTAGTGGTGGATGGCTCCACGCAGTTGTATCAATACATAAGACCAAGCCTGGGGAAGCTAGGAATATAGGTTTAGCCGTGATAAATGGTCATCCAAGCGTTAAACACGTCATAATAGTTGATCATGACATAGACATAGATGATCCATACATGATTGAATGGGCTCTAGCTACAAGGGTTAGGGGAAGCGAAGACATTATTATACTGAGAAACATGAGGGGAAGCACACTGGATCCACGTGGAAATGAGGGGGTGGGTGATAAAGTAATTATTGACGCTACCAAACCATTCAATGAACCATGGGATAAATACAGGTATGCGGGGATACCATAG
- a CDS encoding aconitase X catalytic domain-containing protein encodes MYLTREQEKMINGEYGWVAAKALKVIVKVGEALGAEKLVPITHAHVSGISYSNIGEPGLLFIKELYENGGRSRAYTTVNPGCIDLLGYSHIISREYYDKQLVINKFLEGMGFKPTYTCIPYFHRIPGVNEHLAWGESNAVIIANSFYGARTNREGGPLALAAAITGYTYYAGLHLLDNRVAEKKIVLPKNLSEDYYGATGLWIGEHVREIPILENAPKNIYDLKILLAAAAASGSHGLIVIDGLTPRETYRISDHVEKIFVEKTSLEKYMGEEPSSDQRILGYIGCPHLHPSELFWLVKYLSEKSSPRRDNALLVSIPGIYAETYRDLLEFLRLRGVDVAVGTCPIVSRLKNGFDIVVTNSGKAAFYLRRLHGLKVSLSSFKKVVEAVYG; translated from the coding sequence GTGTATCTTACCCGTGAACAGGAGAAAATGATTAATGGAGAATATGGATGGGTCGCTGCTAAAGCATTAAAAGTAATAGTTAAGGTTGGAGAAGCTCTTGGAGCAGAAAAACTTGTTCCAATAACTCATGCCCACGTATCAGGCATATCTTATAGCAACATAGGCGAGCCCGGCTTATTATTTATTAAAGAACTATATGAGAACGGAGGGAGAAGCCGAGCATATACAACTGTGAATCCTGGATGCATAGATTTGCTGGGATACTCTCATATAATAAGTAGGGAATACTATGATAAACAATTAGTTATTAACAAGTTTCTAGAAGGAATGGGGTTTAAACCAACATATACGTGTATCCCGTATTTCCATAGAATACCTGGTGTGAACGAGCATTTAGCTTGGGGGGAAAGTAATGCTGTTATCATTGCTAACAGCTTCTATGGTGCAAGAACTAATAGGGAGGGAGGACCCCTTGCATTAGCAGCTGCTATTACTGGGTATACATACTATGCTGGACTACACTTATTAGATAATAGGGTTGCTGAGAAGAAAATAGTTCTTCCAAAAAATTTATCCGAGGACTACTATGGCGCAACTGGTTTATGGATAGGTGAGCATGTTAGAGAAATACCGATCTTGGAGAATGCCCCAAAGAATATTTATGATTTAAAAATACTGTTAGCAGCTGCAGCGGCTAGCGGTAGCCACGGATTAATTGTTATAGATGGTTTAACACCTAGAGAAACATATAGGATAAGCGATCATGTGGAGAAAATATTTGTTGAAAAAACAAGTTTAGAGAAATATATGGGAGAAGAGCCAAGCAGTGATCAGAGAATTCTAGGATATATTGGATGCCCACACCTACACCCCTCGGAACTATTCTGGCTGGTAAAATACTTGTCGGAGAAAAGCTCTCCTAGAAGAGATAATGCATTATTAGTATCCATACCGGGGATCTATGCTGAAACATATAGGGATTTACTAGAGTTTCTCAGACTGCGAGGCGTAGATGTTGCAGTAGGCACATGCCCCATAGTGTCGCGTTTGAAAAATGGTTTTGACATAGTTGTTACAAATAGTGGTAAGGCAGCTTTTTACCTACGCAGACTCCACGGGTTAAAGGTGAGTTTGTCTTCTTTTAAGAAGGTTGTGGAGGCTGTTTATGGTTGA